A portion of the Pseudomonas sp. GR 6-02 genome contains these proteins:
- a CDS encoding alpha/beta fold hydrolase, giving the protein MPFVTVDGQALHYIDQGTGPAVLLAGSYLWDQAMWAPQIAALSQRYRVIALDLWGHGESGRIPEGMTSLDDVARQALALLDHLDIDRVTLVGLSVGGMWGVRLALSAPQRLNGLVLMDTYVGVEPEPTRQYYFSLFKQIEDSGEISPQLLDIIVPIFFRPGIDPQSALYQDFRARLAALPVSRLRESIVPMGRITFSRDDLLPRLAQLNPETTLLMCGDQDKPRPPSETREMAELIGCPYVLVPEAGHISSLENPEFVTEALLKFLADRNPCSA; this is encoded by the coding sequence ATGCCCTTCGTAACGGTTGATGGACAAGCGCTTCACTACATAGATCAAGGTACGGGCCCGGCGGTATTGCTGGCCGGGAGCTACCTGTGGGACCAGGCCATGTGGGCACCGCAGATTGCGGCGCTGTCGCAGCGCTATCGGGTCATTGCACTGGACCTCTGGGGCCATGGCGAATCCGGGCGGATACCCGAGGGCATGACGTCGCTGGATGACGTGGCGCGTCAGGCACTGGCATTACTCGATCATCTGGACATCGATCGCGTCACGCTGGTCGGTCTTTCGGTCGGTGGCATGTGGGGCGTTCGCCTGGCACTGTCGGCGCCGCAGCGGCTCAACGGGCTGGTGCTGATGGATACTTACGTTGGTGTCGAACCGGAACCGACTCGTCAGTATTACTTCTCGCTGTTCAAGCAGATCGAAGACAGCGGTGAGATCTCGCCGCAACTGCTCGACATTATTGTGCCGATCTTCTTCCGTCCGGGCATCGATCCGCAGTCGGCTTTGTATCAGGATTTCCGCGCCAGGCTGGCGGCATTACCCGTCAGCCGGCTGCGTGAAAGCATTGTGCCGATGGGACGGATCACGTTTAGTCGTGATGATTTGTTGCCGCGCCTGGCTCAGCTGAACCCTGAAACCACACTGTTGATGTGCGGCGACCAGGACAAGCCGCGGCCGCCGTCGGAAACCAGAGAAATGGCCGAGTTGATCGGTTGCCCGTATGTGCTGGTGCCGGAGGCGGGGCATATCTCCAGTCTGGAGAACCCCGAGTTTGTCACTGAGGCGCTGCTGAAGTTTCTGGCCGACAGAAATCCGTGTAGCGCTTGA
- the dsbG gene encoding thiol:disulfide interchange protein DsbG, translated as MLRLRHLLTLTLGAALLHLPSVQAEELPEAIKKIEAKGAKIVGTFDAPDGLRGYAAQYQNRGMTLYLTPDGKHVLLGNLYDADGNDLSSAPLQKLVYAPMAKEVWGKMEASSWIGDGNKDAPRVVYLFSDPNCPYCNMFWEQARPWVQAGKVQLRHIMVGIIREDSPGKSAALLAAKDPQKALEEHEKSGKGSSLKALKDVPPAVQAKLAANMKLMEDLELAATPAIFYMDEKGQLQQQQGAPSPDKLLKILGPK; from the coding sequence ATGCTCCGCCTCCGCCACCTGCTGACACTGACCCTGGGTGCTGCCCTGCTACACCTGCCGTCGGTACAGGCCGAAGAACTGCCTGAAGCGATCAAGAAGATCGAAGCCAAGGGCGCCAAAATCGTCGGTACCTTCGACGCGCCCGACGGCCTGCGCGGTTACGCGGCGCAGTACCAGAACCGCGGTATGACGCTGTACCTGACCCCGGACGGCAAACATGTGCTGCTCGGCAATCTGTACGACGCCGACGGCAATGACCTCAGCAGCGCACCGTTGCAGAAACTGGTCTACGCACCGATGGCCAAGGAAGTCTGGGGCAAGATGGAAGCAAGCAGCTGGATCGGTGACGGCAATAAGGACGCACCACGGGTCGTCTACCTGTTCAGCGACCCGAACTGCCCGTACTGCAACATGTTCTGGGAACAGGCACGGCCGTGGGTCCAGGCCGGCAAGGTGCAGCTGCGGCACATCATGGTCGGTATCATTCGCGAAGACAGCCCCGGCAAATCCGCCGCGCTGCTGGCCGCCAAGGACCCGCAGAAAGCCCTGGAAGAACACGAGAAATCCGGCAAGGGCAGCTCGCTCAAGGCCTTGAAGGACGTACCACCGGCGGTTCAGGCGAAACTGGCGGCGAACATGAAGTTGATGGAAGACCTGGAACTGGCCGCCACCCCGGCGATTTTCTACATGGATGAAAAGGGCCAGTTGCAACAACAGCAAGGCGCGCCGTCGCCGGACAAGTTGCTGAAGATTCTCGGGCCCAAATAA
- a CDS encoding TlpA disulfide reductase family protein, translating to MLTFTLGTFAIALNHLLLISALALATFVGWRVAKRGGENPESVLFSLFLLGMLAARVGFVIAYWAQYRNDPWQIIDLRDGGFLAWPGVIVLLLAALYRGWRQPGLRRPLGFGVASGLVFWLLASFSLSIYEQGTRLPQITLRNAAGQTIQLSDYQGGPLVINLWATWCPPCRREMPVLENAQQQRPDLTFLFVNQSESMQSVATFLETQGLSLTNVLFDGSGRLSHAVGSMALPTTLFYSPNGYLLGSHLGELSEASLARALEHFDTPNPATSATPSRKLPCSASATC from the coding sequence GGCACCTTTGCCATCGCGCTTAACCATTTGCTGCTGATCAGTGCCCTGGCGCTGGCGACGTTTGTCGGCTGGCGGGTGGCCAAGCGTGGCGGCGAGAACCCGGAATCGGTGCTGTTCAGCCTGTTCCTGCTGGGCATGCTGGCGGCCCGGGTCGGCTTCGTGATTGCCTACTGGGCACAGTATCGCAACGATCCGTGGCAGATCATCGACCTGCGCGACGGTGGTTTTCTCGCCTGGCCGGGGGTGATCGTGCTCTTGCTGGCGGCGTTGTACCGCGGCTGGCGTCAACCGGGCCTGCGTCGGCCATTGGGCTTTGGCGTGGCCAGCGGTCTGGTGTTCTGGCTGCTGGCGAGTTTCTCCCTGAGTATTTACGAACAAGGCACGCGCCTGCCGCAGATCACCCTGCGCAATGCCGCCGGCCAGACCATCCAACTCAGCGACTACCAGGGTGGCCCGTTGGTCATCAACCTCTGGGCCACCTGGTGCCCGCCGTGCCGCCGGGAAATGCCGGTGCTGGAGAACGCCCAGCAACAGCGCCCGGACCTGACCTTCCTGTTCGTCAACCAGAGCGAAAGCATGCAGAGCGTCGCCACTTTCCTCGAAACCCAGGGCCTGAGCCTGACCAACGTGCTGTTCGATGGCAGCGGTCGATTGAGCCATGCCGTGGGTTCCATGGCATTGCCGACTACGCTGTTCTATAGCCCCAACGGGTATCTGTTGGGCAGTCACCTGGGTGAGTTGTCGGAAGCCAGCCTGGCCCGCGCCCTGGAACACTTCGACACCCCGAACCCGGCCACCTCGGCCACGCCTTCAAGGAAATTGCCATGCTCCGCCTCCGCCACCTGCTGA